A portion of the Candida dubliniensis CD36 chromosome R, complete sequence genome contains these proteins:
- a CDS encoding transporter of the Major Facilitator Superfamily (MFS), putative: MTSNNLSEQETNHSIQDIEKKQLADQLGDIHYKILPTKKLLICLFSLSLALFLSFVDQTSVTIALPTIGKDLNAETTINWAPTASLLANCICQVLFGRLSDIFGRKVMLITCLICLSLGELICSFVQTGVEFFVFRALTGLSCGGIQSLCMVILSDVVTLKQRGKYQGILGASVGIGNSIGPFMMAAFIEHNNWRNFYRMMCPINILAFVIIAIFIDTKQQTKQLNQLLSKSEQFKKLDYLGMFIGCSGLTLLLVSISSGGSTYNWNSALVISMFVIGGVLLITFLFVEWKVPELPMIPLNLFSRLSLGLILGSNFFFGMAYYGFTFYIAYYYQIVLGLDSIHSAILMLPLVIPQSVVSVIAGQIISYTGHYIYVIIFGYSLWTLSCGLTLLFDLTTSYGVITVVLLLMGTGVACTFQPTMVAAQSQAKKSQRAVVISCRNVIRSLGGAVGLAVASLIITNSLLKEISKQENHQDISSNVSVPTGYLMYLKTHIYSKIDTTQLTAAQILIVRKMYMNSIRNFFYLTIPLLALCLISSLFVKDRGLQCIDEEPERSEKELQ, translated from the coding sequence ATGACGTCTAATAATTTACTGGAACAAGAAACCAATCATAGTATTCAggatattgaaaaaaagcAATTGGCAGATCAATTGGGTGATATTCATTACAAGATTCTTCCCactaaaaaattattgatttgtttgttttcattatcTTTAGCATTGtttttatcttttgttGATCAAACTAGTGTTACAATAGCATTACCCACTATAGGTAAAGATTTAAATGCGGAAACCACCATTAATTGGGCCCCAACAGCATCATTATTGGCAAATTGTATATGTCAAGTATTATTTGGAAGATTATCTGATATTTTTGGAAGGAAAGTCATGCTAATAActtgtttaatttgtttatcattAGGGGAATTGATTTGTAGTTTTGTCCAAACTGGAGTTGAATTCTTTGTGTTTAGAGCACTAACGGGATTAAGTTGTGGTGGCATTCAAAGTCTTTGTATGGTCATATTAAGCGACGTTGTCACTTTAAAACAAAGAGGTAAATATCAAGGGATATTGGGTGCTAGTGTGGGAATAGGAAATTCTATTGGACCTTTTATGATGGCAGCATTTATTGAACATAATAATTGGAGAAACTTTTATCGTATGATGTGCCCAATTAATATTCTTGCATTTGTTATCATTGCAATTTTCATTGACACCAAACAACAAACgaaacaattgaatcaattattaagtAAATCGgaacaatttaaaaaattggattatttGGGGATGTTCATTGGTTGTTCTGGGTTGACGTTATTGTTGGTATCCATAAGTAGTGGTGGATCAACTTATAATTGGAATAGTGCTTTAGTTATTTCTATGTTTGTAATTGGAGGTGTACTATTGAttacttttttgtttgtcgAATGGAAAGTTCCTGAATTGCCCATGATACCACTCAATCTTTTCTCCAGATTATCATTGGGGTTGATTTTGGgatcaaattttttctttggcaTGGCATATTATGGGTTTACATTTTATATTGCCTATTACTATCAAATTGTTCTTGGCTTGgattcaattcattcaGCTATTTTAATGTTGCCCCTAGTGATTCCTCAATCGGTTGTTTCAGTGATAGCAGGACAAATAATAAGTTACACTGGTCATTATATCTACGTTATTATATTTGGATACTCACTTTGGACTCTATCGTGTGGATTGAcattattgtttgatttgacCACTAGTTATGGAGTTATTACTGTGGTGTTGTTATTAATGGGAACAGGGGTGGCATGCACTTTCCAACCAACAATGGTGGCCGCCCAAAGTCaagcaaaaaaatcacAAAGAGCAGTCGTTATAAGTTGTCGGAATGTCATTAGATCTTTGGGTGGTGCAGTAGGTTTAGCTGTGGcttcattaattattaccaatagtttgttaaaagaaatttccAAACAGGAAAACCATCAAGACATTTCTTCAAATGTGTCGGTGCCAACGGGATATTTAATGTACTTGAAAACTCACATTTATTCCAAAATCGATACAACACAATTGACGGCTGCTCAAATATTGATTGTCAGAAAAATGTACATGAACTCCATTCGtaatttcttttacttGACAATACCATTGTTAGCATTGTGTTTGATTAGCAGCTTGTTTGTTAAAGACAGAGGACTCCAGTGTATAGACGAGGAACCTGAAAGACTGGAAAAAGAGTTGCAATAA
- a CDS encoding ATPase of the AAA family, putative (Similar to S. cerevisiae SAP1) — protein MFLRKKPPQISTLDELQQTYNDCCNLTIKNLTLEEENNVEDALKGWKSLHTSLLYKLDIFDKMGSKLNPEEKTILGELKGIRDENIKHLIRVQLRLDEVNRRKHREANHSYHTTGGAPPPPPPPRSTVSNSSSNISVPPTLRNSSSLSASASGSASRPMMKSLRPHSNGHSASSSSSLSKTHAKLKPKLVQEASTAASASWTKPLTTQQKYHISKSNLKSKQDDLFQDFDQDTYTPNRSDSGNWEKFANSRSSSGLSEYSNDEEEEEEEKGADYNLIDLDDYNGTGNLSHSMDDLTIKPVISPKDISSSSAAYTASPQQHTYAPSHSKPSTGSTNKSNGLLRPTQPIEHISKSTSDIRSKPKTPYVYNKPKPLNIQRLMKQSVAQSKSIPSSTSKPVTTSKVAATTASKTAKPKPKSNITYNFVRAPASGKPKTANLSGGNRPRTNGGSIAAVNKQGTKQTPTSARRPSKPTEDEQLNSPTMDDLLSGYEDNHDNDLDEDDNFKTLILTNEKHQDKLISSIRGIDPTAAKQILNDVVVHGDEVYWDDIVGLEGAKNSLKEAVVYPFLRPDLFRGLREPTRGMLLFGPPGTGKTMLARAVATESNSTFFSISSSSLTSKYLGESEKLVKALFLLAKKLAPSIVFMDEIDSLLGSRTEGEIESTRRIKNEFLVQWSELSSAAAGRETDDGDVSRVLILGATNLPWSIDEAARRRFVRRQYIPLPEDEARISQIKKLLKYQKNTLDDSDYNKLIELTKGFSGSDITALAKDSAMGPLRSLGDKLLSTPTEQIRPICLEDFENSLKYIRPSVSADGLKEYEDWASKFGSSGA, from the coding sequence ATGTTTTTGAGAAAGAAACCTCCACAAATATCGACACTAGACGAGCTTCAACAAACGTACAATGATTGTTGCAACTtgacaataaaaaatttaacgTTGGAAGAGGAAAATAATGTGGAAGATGCCTTGAAGGGTTGGAAGAGTTTGCATACCTCATTATTATACAAATTGgatatatttgataaaatgggctcaaaattgaatcccgaagaaaaaacaatctTGGGTGAATTGAAGGGAATTCGTGATGAAAACATCAAGCATTTGATACGTGTACAGTTACGATTAGATGAAGTGAATCGAAGAAAGCACAGAGAAGCAAATCATTCTTATCATACTACTGGAGGAGCACCACCCCCACCGCCACCTCCGAGATCAACCGTGAGCAATAGTTCAAGCAATATCAGTGTGCCACCAACACTAAGAAATTCGTCGTCACTTTCAGCATCAGCAAGTGGATCAGCTTCCAGACCTATGATGAAATCATTGCGCCCACATTCGAATGGACATAGTGCATCGTCGTCTTCATCACTATCCAAAACTCATGCCAAATTGAAGCCGAAATTGGTTCAAGAAGCATCAACGGCAGCAAGTGCGTCATGGACCAAACCTCTAACAacacaacaaaaatatcacatatcaaaatcaaatttgaagAGTAAACAAgatgatttatttcaaGATTTTGATCAGGATACATATACTCCCAATCGAAGTGATAGTGGTAATTGGGAGAAATTTGCCAATTCTAGATCATCATCTGGATTATCGGAATATTCAAatgacgaagaagaagaagaagaagaaaagggGGCTGATtacaatttaattgatcTAGATGATTATAATGGCACTGGAAACCTATCACATTCTATGGATGATCTAACAATAAAACCAGTGATTAGTCCTAAAGatatatcatcatcatcagcagCATATACAGCatcaccacaacaacataCTTACGCCCCACTGCATTCTAAACCACTGACAGGAAGtacaaacaaatcaaatggTTTATTGAGACCAACCCAACCGATTGAGCATATTTCTAAAAGTACCTCGGATATAAGAAGCAAACCAAAAACTCCATACGTTTATAATAAACCCAAGCCATTGAATATTCAAAGACTAATGAAACAGCTGGTTGCCCAATCGAAATCAATACCATCATCAACGAGCAAGCCCGTAACCACAAGTAAAGTTGCTGCTACTACCGCCAGTAAAACtgcaaaaccaaaacccAAGTCAAATATTACATATAATTTTGTTCGTGCCCCGGCGCTGGGAAAACCCAAAACAGCAAATTTAAGTGGTGGTAATAGACCCCGAACTAATGGTGGATCAATTGCTGCTGTCAATAAACAGGGAACTAAACAAACGCCAACATCAGCACGACGTCCGAGTAAGCCAACAGAAGATGAGCAACTCAATAGCCCTACAATGGATGATTTACTTAGTGGATATGAAGATAACCATGACAATGATTTAGATGAAGACGATAACTTCAAGACCTTGATTTTAACCAACGAAAAACACCAAGATAAGTTGATTTCATCTATCAGGGGCATTGATCCTACTGCCGCGAAGCAGATTTTaaatgatgttgttgttcatgGAGACGAAGTTTATTGGGATGATATAGTTGGTTTGGAAGGAGCTAAGAACTCGCTCAAAGAAGCAGTTGTGTATCCGTTTTTACGACCAGATTTGTTCAGAGGATTACGAGAACCAACTAGAGGGATGCTATTATTTGGACCACCAGGAACTGGGAAAACCATGTTAGCTAGAGCCGTGGCCACGGAATCtaattcaacattttttAGCATCAGTTCGTCTTCGTTAACATCAAAGTATCTAGGCGAATCGGAAAAGTTAGTGAAGGCATTATTTTTGTTAGCAAAAAAATTGGCTCCTCTGATTGTATTCATGGATGAGATTGACTCGTTATTAGGAAGTCGTACTGAAGGTGAGATTGAAAGTAcaagaagaatcaaaaatgaatttttgGTGCAATGGTCTGAATTATCAAGTGCAGCTGCCGGAAGAGAAACTGATGATGGCGATGTGTCACGAGTTTTAATTTTGGGAGCAACCAACTTACCATGGTCGATTGATGAAGCTGCCCGAAGAAGATTTGTTAGACGTCAATACATTCCATTACCAGAAGATGAAGCCAGAATAtctcaaatcaaaaaattgttgaagtACCAGAAGAACACATTAGATGACTCggattataataaattgatcgAATTGACAAAAGGGTTTAGTGGGAGTGATATTACAGCTCTAGCCAAAGATTCCGCCATGGGCCCATTAAGGTCATTGGGAGATAAGCTTCTTTCTACGCCCACAGAACAAATTCGTCCCATATGCTtagaagattttgaaaatagtTTGAAATATATTCGACCAAGTGTTTCTGCCGATGGATTAAAAGAGTATGAAGATTGGGCTCTGAAATTTGGATCAAGTGGAGCATAA